A single genomic interval of Polaribacter vadi harbors:
- a CDS encoding DUF4252 domain-containing protein has product MKKLTLLCSLVFLVVFATACKNEKSLQSYLVEANDKAGFSSIDVPVSSVLSPKADVSEDVKETIKSIKKINVVFLKKTQENETVYETEKATLKNIFKDNKDYKTLSSMKMKGMNVNLYYSGETDSIDEIVAFGYSQDVGVGVARLLGENMNPAKIMEVINDIKMDSSNLQGFSAIFKGK; this is encoded by the coding sequence ATGAAAAAATTAACCTTATTATGTTCTTTAGTATTTTTAGTCGTTTTTGCAACTGCTTGTAAAAATGAAAAATCGCTACAGAGTTATTTAGTAGAAGCAAATGATAAAGCAGGGTTTTCTTCGATAGATGTTCCTGTAAGTTCTGTTTTAAGTCCTAAAGCAGATGTTTCAGAAGATGTAAAAGAAACCATTAAAAGCATTAAAAAAATAAATGTTGTGTTTCTTAAAAAGACGCAAGAAAATGAAACTGTTTATGAAACTGAGAAAGCAACTTTAAAAAATATTTTTAAAGATAATAAAGATTATAAAACATTATCATCTATGAAAATGAAAGGTATGAATGTAAATCTTTATTATTCTGGAGAAACAGATTCTATCGATGAAATTGTTGCTTTTGGTTATAGTCAAGATGTTGGAGTAGGAGTTGCAAGATTATTGGGTGAAAACATGAACCCTGCAAAAATTATGGAAGTGATAAATGATATAAAAATGGATTCAAGCAATTTACAAGGTTTTAGTGCCATTTTTAAAGGGAAATAA
- a CDS encoding outer membrane beta-barrel protein, whose protein sequence is MKKIILFFVLTFGISQFTNAQVDFGIKGGINYNNNGKESFKDATNDIADGASAKTGFHAGLWFRGNVPILGLYVRPEIVYTQVKTEFEQQSGSEDYSFKKIDVPVLIGKKFLGFANAFVGPSFQYILDDNISFGDLSTDEFDKFSVGVQFGAGVEFGKLGLDVRWERGLSENEAKFTNTQRIDNRTNQIIFGISLEL, encoded by the coding sequence ATGAAAAAAATAATTTTATTTTTTGTGTTGACTTTTGGAATAAGTCAATTTACGAATGCTCAAGTAGATTTTGGTATTAAAGGAGGTATTAACTACAACAACAATGGTAAAGAATCTTTTAAAGATGCCACCAATGACATTGCTGATGGCGCAAGCGCTAAAACTGGTTTTCATGCAGGTTTGTGGTTTAGAGGTAATGTACCAATTTTAGGTTTATATGTAAGACCAGAAATTGTATATACACAAGTTAAAACTGAATTTGAACAACAAAGTGGTAGTGAAGATTATTCATTCAAAAAAATTGATGTTCCTGTTTTAATAGGTAAGAAGTTTTTAGGTTTTGCCAATGCATTTGTTGGCCCTTCTTTTCAATATATTTTAGATGATAATATTAGCTTTGGAGATTTATCTACAGATGAGTTTGATAAATTTTCTGTGGGTGTACAATTTGGTGCTGGTGTAGAATTTGGTAAACTAGGACTAGATGTTAGATGGGAAAGAGGTTTGTCTGAAAACGAAGCAAAATTTACAAATACTCAAAGAATTGACAATAGAACAAATCAAATTATATTCGGTATTTCATTAGAATTATAA
- a CDS encoding transketolase family protein, whose product MMKYTFTEKKDTRSGFGDGLTELGRTNPNVVALCADLIGSLKMDQFIKENPERFFQIGIAEANMIGIAAGLTIGGKIPFTGTFANFSTGRVYDQIRQSVAYSGKNVKICASHAGVTLGEDGATHQILEDIGLMKMLPGMTVINPCDYNQTKAATIAIADFDGPVYLRFGRPKVPVFMPADAKFEIGKGILLTEGTDVTIVATGHLVWESLQAAEQLEAEGISVEVINIHTIKPLDEEIILKSVAKTGCIVTAEEHNIIGGLGESVARTLSLNTPTVQEFVGTNDTFGESGTPEQLMKKYGLDAEAVIKAVKKVISRK is encoded by the coding sequence ATAATGAAATACACATTCACAGAAAAGAAAGATACACGTTCAGGTTTTGGTGATGGACTAACAGAATTAGGGAGAACAAATCCAAATGTTGTTGCTTTATGTGCAGATTTAATTGGTTCTTTAAAAATGGATCAATTTATAAAAGAAAATCCTGAAAGATTTTTTCAAATTGGTATTGCAGAGGCAAATATGATTGGTATTGCAGCTGGTTTAACCATTGGAGGAAAAATTCCTTTTACAGGAACTTTTGCTAATTTTTCTACAGGAAGAGTGTATGACCAAATTCGTCAATCAGTTGCTTATTCTGGTAAAAATGTAAAAATTTGTGCATCTCATGCAGGTGTAACTTTAGGAGAAGATGGTGCAACACACCAAATCTTAGAAGATATTGGTTTAATGAAAATGTTGCCAGGAATGACCGTTATAAATCCTTGTGATTATAACCAAACCAAAGCAGCTACTATTGCAATTGCAGATTTTGATGGACCTGTTTACTTGCGTTTTGGAAGACCAAAAGTGCCAGTTTTTATGCCAGCAGATGCTAAATTTGAAATAGGAAAAGGAATTTTATTAACAGAAGGAACAGATGTAACCATCGTTGCAACTGGTCACTTAGTTTGGGAATCTTTGCAAGCAGCAGAACAATTAGAAGCTGAAGGAATTTCTGTAGAAGTAATTAATATTCACACAATTAAACCTTTAGATGAAGAAATCATTCTAAAATCTGTTGCAAAAACTGGTTGTATTGTTACTGCAGAAGAACATAACATTATTGGTGGTTTAGGAGAAAGTGTTGCAAGAACATTATCTTTAAATACACCAACAGTACAAGAATTTGTTGGTACTAACGATACTTTTGGTGAATCTGGAACTCCAGAACAACTAATGAAAAAGTATGGTTTAGATGCAGAAGCTGTAATAAAGGCTGTTAAAAAAGTAATTTCTAGAAAATAA
- a CDS encoding Maf family nucleotide pyrophosphatase yields the protein MLKEKLKNYHLILASKSPRRQQFFKDLNLDFTIQLKEVEEIYPKELKGTEITEFLADLKSKAFTNLSDKDLLITSDTIVWLENEALGKPKDEADAFKMLQSLSGKKHEVISSISIKTNNFQKIISDVTSVYFKEISDEEINYYIKNYKPFDKAGAYGIQEWIGFIAIDKIEGSYFNVVGLPVHKLYDALMKL from the coding sequence ATGCTCAAAGAAAAACTTAAAAATTATCATCTAATTTTAGCTTCTAAATCTCCAAGAAGACAACAGTTTTTTAAAGATTTAAATCTCGATTTTACAATTCAATTGAAAGAAGTTGAAGAAATTTATCCTAAAGAATTAAAAGGAACAGAGATTACTGAGTTTTTAGCCGATTTAAAATCGAAAGCATTTACAAATTTATCAGATAAAGATCTTTTAATTACTTCAGACACCATTGTTTGGCTAGAAAACGAAGCTTTAGGAAAACCAAAAGATGAAGCTGATGCTTTTAAAATGCTACAATCTTTATCAGGAAAAAAACATGAGGTAATTTCATCCATCAGCATAAAAACAAACAATTTTCAAAAGATTATAAGTGATGTAACTTCAGTTTATTTCAAAGAAATTTCTGATGAAGAAATAAATTATTACATCAAAAATTATAAACCTTTTGATAAAGCTGGTGCTTATGGAATTCAAGAATGGATTGGTTTTATTGCAATCGATAAAATTGAAGGTAGTTATTTTAATGTTGTTGGTTTACCTGTTCATAAATTATATGATGCGTTAATGAAATTATAA
- the smpB gene encoding SsrA-binding protein SmpB yields the protein MQKKINIQNKKARFEYEILDKFVAGIQLTGTEIKSIRLSQARITESFCEFNDRGELFIVNMYIQEYMFGHHFNHKPKSERRLLLNKRELRSLKKDVEAKGNTIVPLKLFINDRGFAKLEIALAKGKQTHDKRNVIKDRDNKRDLARIKKKFNT from the coding sequence TTGCAGAAAAAAATTAACATACAGAATAAAAAAGCGCGTTTCGAATATGAAATTCTCGACAAATTTGTTGCTGGAATTCAGTTAACAGGAACCGAAATAAAATCTATAAGACTAAGCCAAGCAAGAATTACAGAAAGTTTTTGCGAATTTAATGATCGTGGAGAATTGTTTATTGTAAATATGTACATTCAAGAATATATGTTTGGACATCACTTTAATCATAAACCAAAAAGCGAACGAAGGTTATTATTGAACAAAAGAGAATTACGTAGTTTAAAAAAAGATGTAGAAGCAAAAGGTAACACAATTGTGCCTTTAAAATTGTTTATTAATGATAGAGGTTTTGCCAAGTTAGAAATCGCTTTAGCAAAAGGTAAACAAACACATGACAAACGAAATGTGATAAAAGACAGAGACAATAAACGTGATTTAGCCAGAATTAAAAAGAAATTTAATACTTAA
- a CDS encoding DUF6503 family protein, whose product MKYLVFLFSILLFSCTSSDKKLTAQQIIDKTIVASGTDKVKNSKITFKFRDLNYTAIRENGKFELSRKIDTIKDVLTNDGFKRFVKGNEAELDEEMNGKITNSINSVHYFSVLPFGLNDKAVRKKLLPSTKIKDKEYYKVEVSFVENGGGEDFEDVFIYWIGKQDFLIDYLAYSYHTNGGGKRFRVLKEQCNRNGIRFVDYHNYKPLTKEIKLINLDEAFENNQLKKVSEIVLEDIKVEILD is encoded by the coding sequence ATGAAATATTTAGTATTCCTTTTTTCTATTCTTTTATTTTCTTGTACATCATCAGACAAAAAATTAACAGCACAACAAATTATTGATAAAACCATTGTTGCTTCTGGTACAGATAAAGTTAAAAATTCAAAAATCACTTTCAAGTTTAGAGATCTTAATTATACTGCTATTAGAGAAAATGGCAAATTTGAATTATCTAGAAAAATAGATACGATTAAAGATGTTTTAACCAACGATGGTTTTAAACGTTTTGTAAAAGGAAATGAAGCTGAACTTGATGAAGAAATGAATGGAAAAATTACAAATTCCATTAATTCTGTACATTATTTTTCTGTGTTGCCTTTTGGTTTGAATGATAAAGCTGTTCGTAAAAAATTACTGCCATCAACAAAAATCAAAGACAAGGAATATTATAAGGTTGAAGTTTCTTTTGTAGAAAATGGAGGAGGAGAGGACTTTGAAGATGTTTTTATTTATTGGATAGGAAAACAAGATTTTTTAATTGATTATTTAGCGTATTCCTATCATACAAATGGAGGCGGAAAACGTTTTAGAGTTTTAAAAGAGCAATGCAACAGAAACGGAATTCGTTTTGTGGATTACCATAATTACAAACCTTTAACCAAAGAAATAAAGCTCATAAATTTAGATGAAGCTTTTGAGAATAATCAACTAAAAAAAGTCTCAGAAATTGTCTTAGAAGATATAAAAGTTGAGATTTTAGATTAG
- a CDS encoding SixA phosphatase family protein — MKKYFFLFAFVFSLLISCSSDDTTTYYLIRHSEKDVFDKTNNNPNLSNEGEKRAQRWATYFKDIELDAVYSTNYNRTIQTATPTAMSKSLEIEFYNPSKMYDSVFQANTKGKTILVVGHSNTTPVFANQILGEKKYENMDDNDNASLYKVTISGDNKTSSVEKIEK, encoded by the coding sequence ATGAAAAAATATTTCTTCCTTTTTGCCTTTGTTTTTAGTTTGTTAATTTCTTGTTCTTCTGATGATACAACTACTTATTATTTAATTCGTCATTCAGAAAAAGATGTATTTGATAAGACAAACAACAACCCGAATTTAAGTAACGAAGGCGAAAAAAGAGCACAAAGATGGGCAACTTATTTTAAGGATATTGAATTAGATGCTGTGTATTCTACCAATTATAATAGAACCATTCAAACAGCTACACCAACTGCCATGAGTAAAAGTTTAGAAATTGAATTCTACAATCCTTCAAAAATGTATGATTCAGTTTTTCAAGCAAACACAAAAGGAAAAACTATTTTAGTGGTTGGTCATAGTAATACAACACCTGTTTTCGCCAACCAAATTTTAGGCGAAAAGAAATACGAAAACATGGATGATAATGACAATGCAAGTCTTTATAAAGTAACTATTTCTGGTGATAATAAAACGAGTTCTGTTGAGAAAATAGAGAAATAA
- the clpB gene encoding ATP-dependent chaperone ClpB, with translation MNFNNYTTKSQETIQMAQQIAQSFGHNQIENEHIFKALTQVDENVLPFLLKKLNINIDIVNQIVDKQLESLPKVSGAELMISREANKTLTEASVIAKNMKDDYVSIEHLILAIFKSKSNIAQVLKDQGVTEKHLKAAIEELRKGERVTSQSQEETYNSLNKFAKNLNELAKNGKLDPVIGRDEEIRRLLQILSRRTKNNPILVGEPGTGKTAIAEGLAHRIVDGDVPENLKDKLIFSLDMGALIAGAKYKGEFEERLKAVIKEVTNADGDIVLFIDEIHTLVGAGGGQGAMDAANILKPALARGELRAIGATTLDEYQKYFEKDKALERRFQKVQVNEPDTESAISILRGIKEKYETHHKVRIKDEAIIGAVELSQRYITNRFLPDKAIDLMDEAMAKLRMEINSKPEELDVLDRKVMQLEIEIEAIKRENDEAKLKSLRSDLANLKEERNEMNAKWKSEKEVVDNIQNAKAAIEDFKMEAEKAEREGDYGKVAEIRYGKIKKAQEDLEGFQKVLAENQSEKSLIKEEVTLDDIAEVVAKWTGVPVTKMIQSEREKLLRLETQLHKRVVGQEEAIVAVSDAVRRSRAGLQNPNKPIGSFLFLGTTGVGKTELAKALAEYMFDDENAMTRIDMSEYQEKHAVSRLVGAPPGYVGYDEGGQLTEAVRRRPYSVVLLDEIEKAHPDTFNVLLQVLDEGRLTDNKGRVADFKNTIIIMTSNMGSHIIQEKFADPKADIEAVTELAKIEVMGLLKQSVRPEFLNRIDDVIMFTPLNEKDIFQIVKLQIEHLKKMIGKQEITLDATDEAITYLAKKGYQPEFGARPVKRVIQKEVLNQLSKEILSGKITTDSIILLDAFDDKLVFRNQSDLVDEL, from the coding sequence ATGAATTTTAATAACTATACCACAAAATCGCAAGAAACCATACAAATGGCGCAACAAATTGCGCAAAGTTTTGGTCATAATCAAATAGAAAACGAACATATATTTAAAGCTTTAACACAAGTTGATGAAAATGTGCTTCCTTTTTTATTGAAAAAATTAAACATCAATATTGATATTGTAAATCAGATTGTTGATAAACAATTAGAAAGTTTACCAAAAGTTTCTGGAGCAGAATTAATGATTTCTAGAGAGGCAAATAAAACCTTAACAGAAGCATCTGTGATTGCAAAAAACATGAAAGATGATTATGTTTCCATCGAACATTTAATTCTGGCTATTTTTAAGTCGAAAAGTAATATTGCCCAAGTTTTAAAAGACCAAGGAGTTACAGAAAAGCATTTAAAAGCAGCCATAGAAGAATTGAGAAAAGGTGAAAGAGTAACCTCTCAATCTCAAGAAGAAACATATAATTCACTTAATAAATTTGCTAAAAATTTAAATGAATTAGCAAAAAACGGAAAATTAGATCCTGTAATTGGTAGAGATGAAGAAATCCGTAGATTATTACAGATTTTATCAAGAAGAACAAAAAATAACCCAATTTTAGTAGGGGAACCAGGAACTGGTAAAACTGCTATTGCAGAAGGTTTAGCACACAGAATTGTAGATGGAGATGTACCAGAAAACTTAAAAGATAAATTAATTTTTTCTTTAGATATGGGTGCTCTAATTGCGGGTGCAAAATACAAAGGAGAATTTGAGGAGCGTTTAAAAGCGGTTATCAAAGAAGTTACAAATGCAGATGGAGATATTGTACTTTTTATTGATGAAATCCATACTTTAGTTGGTGCTGGAGGTGGACAAGGAGCCATGGATGCTGCAAATATTTTAAAGCCTGCTTTGGCTCGTGGAGAATTACGTGCAATTGGAGCTACTACTTTAGATGAATATCAAAAATATTTTGAAAAAGACAAAGCTTTAGAACGTAGATTCCAGAAAGTACAAGTAAACGAACCAGATACAGAAAGTGCCATTTCTATTTTAAGAGGAATCAAAGAAAAATACGAAACACACCATAAAGTTCGTATTAAAGATGAAGCTATTATTGGTGCTGTAGAACTATCTCAAAGATATATTACAAACCGATTTTTACCAGATAAAGCCATCGATTTAATGGATGAAGCTATGGCTAAATTGCGTATGGAAATCAACTCTAAACCAGAAGAATTAGATGTTTTAGATAGAAAAGTGATGCAGTTAGAGATTGAAATTGAAGCGATTAAACGTGAAAATGACGAAGCTAAATTAAAATCTTTACGTTCTGATTTAGCAAATCTCAAAGAAGAGCGTAATGAGATGAACGCAAAATGGAAATCTGAAAAAGAAGTTGTTGATAATATTCAGAATGCAAAAGCAGCCATTGAAGATTTTAAAATGGAAGCTGAGAAAGCAGAACGTGAAGGAGATTATGGAAAAGTGGCAGAAATAAGATATGGAAAAATTAAAAAAGCGCAAGAAGATTTAGAAGGTTTCCAGAAAGTTTTGGCAGAAAATCAATCTGAAAAATCCTTGATAAAAGAGGAAGTAACTTTAGATGATATTGCAGAAGTGGTTGCAAAATGGACAGGTGTTCCTGTGACTAAGATGATACAATCTGAACGTGAAAAATTGTTGCGATTAGAAACTCAATTACACAAAAGAGTTGTGGGTCAAGAAGAGGCAATTGTTGCAGTTTCTGATGCTGTAAGAAGATCTAGAGCTGGTTTGCAAAACCCGAACAAACCGATTGGTAGTTTCTTGTTTTTAGGAACCACAGGAGTTGGAAAAACAGAATTAGCAAAAGCATTAGCAGAATATATGTTTGATGATGAAAATGCCATGACCAGGATTGATATGAGTGAATATCAAGAAAAACACGCTGTAAGTAGATTAGTAGGTGCACCTCCAGGATATGTAGGTTATGATGAAGGTGGACAGTTAACAGAAGCTGTAAGAAGAAGACCTTATTCTGTGGTGTTGTTAGATGAAATTGAAAAAGCGCACCCTGATACTTTTAATGTGTTGTTACAGGTTTTAGATGAAGGAAGATTAACAGATAATAAAGGACGAGTTGCAGATTTTAAAAACACGATTATTATCATGACATCAAATATGGGAAGCCATATTATTCAAGAGAAATTCGCAGATCCAAAAGCAGATATAGAAGCTGTTACAGAATTGGCTAAAATTGAAGTGATGGGATTATTAAAACAATCTGTAAGACCAGAATTCTTAAACAGAATTGACGATGTAATTATGTTTACGCCTTTAAATGAAAAGGATATTTTTCAAATTGTAAAATTACAAATTGAACATTTAAAGAAAATGATTGGCAAACAAGAAATTACTTTAGATGCTACAGATGAAGCTATTACCTATTTGGCTAAAAAAGGATATCAGCCAGAATTTGGGGCAAGACCTGTTAAAAGAGTTATTCAGAAAGAAGTATTAAATCAACTTTCTAAAGAGATTTTATCAGGAAAAATAACCACAGATAGCATTATTTTGTTAGATGCTTTTGATGATAAATTAGTTTTTAGAAATCAATCTGATTTGGTGGATGAGTTGTAA
- the ytxJ gene encoding bacillithiol system redox-active protein YtxJ yields MGIFNNMFGGNKDEKSKEEKKAYLNWIPLTSLNQLEEIKEQSKISAVLIFKHSTRCGISKMVIRQFENLFEEEHQNLKVYYLDLLNHRDISAEIGVMFQVMHQSPQLIVVKNEVSVYHASHSDITETNLTRFV; encoded by the coding sequence ATGGGTATATTTAACAACATGTTTGGAGGTAATAAAGATGAAAAATCAAAAGAGGAAAAAAAGGCATACTTAAACTGGATTCCTTTAACGTCCTTAAATCAATTAGAAGAAATAAAAGAACAATCTAAAATTAGCGCAGTTTTAATTTTTAAACACTCTACAAGATGTGGAATTAGTAAAATGGTTATAAGACAGTTTGAGAATTTATTCGAAGAAGAGCATCAAAATTTAAAAGTTTATTATTTAGATTTATTAAATCACAGAGATATTTCTGCAGAAATAGGCGTAATGTTTCAAGTTATGCACCAATCTCCACAATTAATTGTGGTAAAAAATGAAGTTTCTGTATATCATGCCTCACATTCTGACATCACTGAAACAAATTTAACAAGATTTGTATAG
- a CDS encoding DEAD/DEAH box helicase, with protein sequence MADLKTSEPIIGKELYGYQQDALTEIFQRFDSTPQDYHLLYQLPTGGGKTVIFSEIVRRYIQKFNKKVLVLTHRIELSKQTSKMLKEFGVKNKIINSTAKLDDQDDFNCFVAMVETLKNRLNDDKLDISDIGLVIVDEAHYNSFTKIFKFFHDSFILGVTATPLSSNIKLPMYENYQELFVGESIQDLINSNYLAKANLYSYNVGLTSLEVGANGDYTVKSSEDLYTNSDMLSKLVSAYEETAKGKKTLIFNNGINTSIQVFHAFKKAGYPIAHLDNTNTKKERELILRWFHKTPGAIITSVSILTTGFDEPSIEAIILNRATKSLTLYYQMIGRGSRIYNNTNTFDVIDLGNNFHRFGPWGADLDWQKMFRAPDYYLNAILSDEEIESTFRYELPADVKKEFAKSKDTYFDMKKVYIDTIRSGESSKRVLEKSIVHHAKMCIENSEDVFDALILAKMLGEEIDDRINRYAKCISKSTHNFVTWLKDDYRKKLNTYLRENFDEDFEEIHGFPPEE encoded by the coding sequence TTGGCAGATTTAAAAACTTCAGAACCTATTATCGGAAAAGAATTATATGGATATCAACAAGATGCTCTTACAGAGATTTTTCAGCGATTTGATTCCACTCCACAAGATTATCACTTGTTATATCAACTACCAACTGGTGGTGGAAAAACAGTTATATTCTCTGAAATAGTAAGACGTTATATTCAAAAGTTTAACAAAAAAGTGCTGGTTTTAACGCACAGAATTGAATTAAGTAAACAAACTTCTAAAATGTTGAAGGAGTTTGGTGTGAAAAATAAAATAATTAATTCTACTGCAAAATTAGACGATCAAGACGATTTTAATTGTTTTGTAGCCATGGTTGAAACCTTGAAAAACAGGTTAAATGACGATAAATTAGATATTTCTGATATTGGTTTAGTAATTGTTGATGAGGCACATTACAACTCTTTTACAAAGATTTTTAAATTCTTTCACGATTCTTTTATTTTAGGAGTTACTGCAACACCTTTAAGTTCTAACATTAAATTACCAATGTATGAGAATTATCAAGAATTGTTTGTGGGAGAATCTATTCAAGATTTAATAAATAGTAACTATTTAGCAAAAGCAAACTTATATTCTTATAATGTAGGGTTAACTTCATTAGAAGTTGGTGCAAATGGAGATTATACTGTAAAATCTTCTGAAGATTTATATACAAATTCAGACATGCTTTCTAAATTAGTTTCGGCTTATGAAGAAACTGCAAAAGGAAAGAAAACCTTAATTTTTAACAACGGAATTAATACCTCTATTCAGGTATTTCATGCGTTTAAAAAAGCGGGATATCCAATTGCACATTTAGATAATACCAACACAAAAAAAGAACGTGAGCTTATTTTAAGATGGTTTCATAAAACACCAGGAGCAATTATTACTTCTGTAAGTATCTTAACCACTGGTTTTGATGAACCAAGTATTGAGGCTATTATTCTAAACAGAGCAACAAAATCCTTGACTTTATATTACCAAATGATTGGTCGTGGTTCTCGTATTTACAATAACACAAATACGTTTGATGTTATTGATTTAGGGAATAACTTTCACAGATTTGGTCCTTGGGGAGCAGATTTAGATTGGCAGAAAATGTTTAGAGCACCAGATTATTATCTGAATGCTATTTTATCTGATGAAGAAATTGAAAGTACTTTTAGATACGAATTACCTGCTGATGTTAAAAAGGAATTTGCAAAGTCTAAAGATACTTATTTCGATATGAAAAAAGTATATATTGATACCATTCGTTCTGGAGAATCTTCTAAACGTGTTTTAGAAAAATCGATAGTGCATCATGCAAAAATGTGTATAGAAAATAGTGAAGATGTTTTTGACGCACTAATCTTAGCGAAAATGCTAGGAGAGGAGATAGATGATAGAATTAATAGATATGCAAAATGCATTTCTAAAAGCACTCATAACTTTGTTACTTGGTTAAAAGACGATTACAGAAAAAAATTAAACACGTATTTAAGAGAAAATTTCGATGAAGACTTCGAAGAAATTCACGGATTTCCTCCTGAAGAGTAA
- a CDS encoding arginine decarboxylase — translation MNTKYIDLIEQTFDFPQEEFKTENNKLFWHGINLMELTAEYGAPLKFTYLPKISENINKAKDWFQNAIDKHNYKGKYFYSYCTKSSHFKHILNEALKNDIHIETSSAFDIDIVNNLKKEDKIKDDTYVICNGFKRDQYIKNIGDLIESGHKNCVPIIDNYEELALLQNETKKKFKVGIRIASEEEPKFEFYTSRLGIGYKNIVSFYEREIAKNKQVDLKMLHFFINTGIKDNAYYWNELMKCLKVYINLKKVCPTLDSLNIGGGFPIKNSLAFEYDYEYMIDEIVNQINDACENAEVDVPNIYTEFGSFTVGESGAAIYEVLYQKKQNDRELWNMINSSFITTLPDSWAINKRFIMLPLNKWNLKYERVLLGGLTCDSDDYYNSEQHINGIYLPVYEKDKPLYIGFFNTGAYQESIGGFGGLQHCLIPHPKHLIIDRDENGELKIKLFKEQQKSSELLSILGY, via the coding sequence GTGAATACAAAGTATATAGATTTAATTGAACAAACATTCGATTTTCCACAAGAAGAATTTAAAACAGAAAATAATAAACTATTTTGGCATGGTATCAATTTAATGGAATTAACAGCCGAGTATGGTGCACCATTAAAATTTACCTACTTACCAAAAATTTCAGAAAATATAAACAAAGCAAAAGATTGGTTTCAGAATGCTATTGATAAGCATAATTATAAAGGAAAATATTTTTATAGTTATTGTACAAAAAGTTCTCATTTTAAACATATTTTAAATGAAGCTTTAAAAAATGACATTCATATAGAAACATCCTCTGCTTTTGATATTGATATAGTTAACAATCTTAAAAAAGAAGACAAAATAAAAGATGATACGTATGTAATTTGTAATGGTTTTAAAAGAGACCAATACATAAAAAACATCGGAGATCTAATTGAGTCAGGCCATAAAAATTGTGTTCCTATAATTGATAATTATGAGGAGTTAGCACTACTTCAAAATGAAACTAAAAAGAAGTTTAAGGTTGGTATTAGAATTGCTTCTGAAGAAGAGCCTAAATTTGAGTTTTATACTTCTAGATTAGGAATTGGCTACAAAAACATCGTTTCTTTTTACGAAAGAGAAATTGCAAAAAATAAGCAGGTAGATTTAAAAATGTTACATTTTTTTATCAATACTGGTATCAAAGACAATGCTTATTATTGGAACGAATTGATGAAATGTTTAAAAGTTTACATCAACCTAAAAAAAGTATGTCCAACTTTAGATAGTTTAAATATTGGTGGTGGTTTTCCTATAAAAAATTCATTAGCTTTTGAGTATGATTATGAATATATGATTGATGAAATCGTAAATCAAATTAATGATGCTTGTGAAAATGCAGAAGTTGATGTGCCAAATATTTATACTGAATTTGGTAGTTTTACTGTTGGTGAGTCTGGAGCCGCTATTTACGAAGTTTTATATCAAAAGAAACAAAATGATAGAGAGCTTTGGAATATGATAAATTCATCTTTTATTACAACTTTACCAGATTCTTGGGCAATTAACAAACGTTTTATTATGTTGCCTTTAAACAAATGGAATCTTAAATATGAACGTGTTTTATTAGGTGGTTTAACTTGTGATAGTGATGATTATTACAATTCAGAACAACACATTAATGGAATTTACTTACCTGTCTATGAAAAAGATAAACCTTTGTATATTGGCTTTTTCAATACAGGTGCTTATCAAGAATCTATTGGTGGTTTTGGTGGTTTGCAGCACTGTTTAATTCCACATCCTAAGCATCTTATTATTGATAGAGATGAAAATGGAGAATTAAAAATAAAACTATTTAAAGAACAGCAAAAAAGTAGCGAATTACTATCAATATTAGGATATTAA